AATCTTGGGTTCTCAAAGTAACATCAGAAAACGTTGCTCTCTTTGCTGACCAAATCGGATTCGATCTACAGAGAAAAACCGAAACGCTGGAAAACGCTCTCGAAACGGTTCCTGTGCGGTCGCAACGTATTTTCGGTGATGGAGGCGACCTTTGGCTTGACGAAATAGAATCAATTGAAATCGTAGAAAGCGATGTGGAGAATACCTACTGCGTAACTGTCGAAGACACCCACACGCTCGTCGCAAACGACCTCTTCGTCGGTCAGTGCGACGGCGACGAGGACTGCGTGATGCTCCTGATGGACGGCCTACTCAACTTCAGCAAGGAGTTCCTCCCCGACAAGCGCGGTGGGCAGATGGACGCACCGCTCGTCATGTCCTCGCGCATCGACCCCTCGGAAATCGACGACGAGGCGCACAACATGGACATCGTCCGGCAGTATCCCCGCGAGTTCTACGAGGCGACTCGCGAGATGGCCGACCCCGGCGAGGTCGAAGACGTGATGAAAATCGCCGAGGAGACGCTGGGCACCGACCGCGAGTACACCGACTTCCACCACAGCCACGACACCAGCAACATCGCGCTCGGCCCGGACCTCTCGGCGTACAAGACGCTCGGGTCGATGATGGACAAGATGGACGCCCAACTGGAACTCGCCCGGAAACTCCGGGCCGTCGAAGAGACGGACGTGGCAGAGCGGGTTATCGAGTACCACTTCCTGCCGGACCTCATCGGCAACCTGCGGGCGTTCTCCCGACAGGAGACGCGCTGTCTCGACTGCGGCGAGAAGTACCGCCGGATGCCGCTCACTGGCGACTGCCGTGAGTGTGGCGGGCGCGTCAACCTGACCGTCCACCAAGGGTCGGTCAACAAGTACATGGACACCGCGATTCAGGTGGCCGAGAAGTACGACTGCCGGGAGTACACGAAACAGCGACTCGACATCATGAACACCCGCTTAGAGAGCATCTTCGAGAACGACAAAAACAAGCAGTCAGGTATCGCGGACTTCATGTGAACCTTTTCCTGCGGGGTGGGCACAGAGCGCCCACCCACTGGCAAAACGTTCATGAAAACCACCGGAAGACAAACCGCGTCTTCCGAGCAATCGGTCGCTACGCTCCCGATGACACGTCGTCACCCCCTCTGGCGCGGCGAAGCCGCGCCGACGAGGGTCCCTCGGACGCGCTCACTTAGCGAGATTCCGGAGGAATCTCGCGTCGCTCGCGGTAGCGTAACTCGACAGCAACCACACGAGGTCCACCGGCCGACTCGGGTGTGGTTTCGGCTGGCGAAACATTCCTCCTGGTCGGCCTCCGCCTTTATCTTCCATGCCGGTGTATCTCTGTCCCGTATGAGTGGACACGGCGAAACTCCGGCCGAGGAAGGAGACGAGGAAGCAGTCGAAGCGGTACTCGAAGTCAACTTCGGCCAGACCGTCTACGACGAAGATGGCAACGAAATCGGTCGCGTTCGAGGCTTGGAGAAGGGCGGGTTCTTCGTCTCGACGCGAGAAGGCGTCGAGAGCATGAGCATCGAACACTCCCGCGCTGGCCACGACTTCGGCGAAGCCGAACTCATGTGGCGCTGCACCCAGTGTGGCGAGATGGGCGAAATCGACGAGGGGATTCCGGACGTCTGCCCGAACTGCGACGCCCCGAAGACCGACCTGATGTACTGGACCGAGGACTAGCAGAACGCAGATTTGGGGCATCTTCTGACTGCTTTTCGGGCTGTGAGAGTTGTAGAGCCATTTCGACTGTGACAGTCTCGAAAGCCCCCACCTGCTCGCGGCCGCTCAGTGACACATCCGCGCAAACCGCACGCGGATAGTGGTCACTGAGACGACCACGCCCTTCGGGCGCGAGCAGGCGGCCTCTTTCATTCCCACCCATGGTGAATGTGGCACCGGGCGTTGCCGTCGGTTCGCCGGTCGGGTATTTCGGTGGTTTGTCTCGCTGGGCGTCACTAGTCAATGCGTCACCGGCCGTTTCTGCCATCCGGCCAGTCGCCGACCAACCCCACCAACAACTAACCCCTTTTCAACCCCCGGTCCCAAGGTCGAGATATGAACGTCGTCGTGTTCGGTGCGGGAAGCCTCGGCAGCCTGGTCGGTGGCCTCCTCGCACGCGAACACTCCGTCACGCTGGTCGGCCGAAACCCCCACGTCGAGGAAATCCGGAACTCCGGCCTGCGCGTCTCCGGCGAGTTCGACTTCGAAGTCACTCCCGAGGCGACGATCGACGGGACCGGCCTCGCCGCAGAACTCGCCGTCGTCACGGTCAAGGCCTTCGACACCGAGTCGGCCGCCCGCGACCTCTCGACCGGCAACTTCGACGCAGTCCTCTCGCTCCAGAACGGCATGGGCAACGAAGAAATCCTCGCCGACTATCTCGACTGCCCGGTTCTCGCAGGCACTGCAACCTACGGCGCGGTATGCCTCGACCCCGGCACAGTGGAGTGTACGGGGGAAGGTCGCATCGTCCTCGGCGCACGCGAGGGTGGCGATTCCGAGACGGCCGACCGCGTCGGTACTGCTTTCCGAACCGCCGGGTTCGACGCCACCGTCGCCGCCGACATGCCGCGCAGGCTCTGGAAGAAACTCGCGGTGAACGCGGGCATCAACGCGACGACTGCGCTTGGGCGCGTCGAGAACGGTGCGCTCCTCGACGGACCTGCCCACGAAGTCGCGGTCGAAGCGGCCCGGGAAACCGCTCGCGTCGCTCGCGCCGAAGGAATAGAACTCGACGAGAAGACGGCCGCAGAAGCCGTCGAGCGCGTCGCCGAGGAGACCGCCGCCAACACCTCTTCGATGCACCAAGACGTGCTGGCGGGCCGCCGAACCGAAGTCGGCGCAATAAACCAATATCTTTGCGCACGCGCGGAGGCGAACGACGTCGCCGTCCCGACGAACCAGACGCTGACCAGACTGCTCCGTGCGTGGGAGCGTGAGAACGTCTCGGAGAACTGAGTCCGTCTCCGCCGAACTGACCACGCCTCCTCTGAACTGTGCTGGTCTCCTTAGGCTCGAACTAGCGCCGCGAAACACCTCGATACCGACTCTATCTGTCTTCGTCGGGCATCTTACCACGTTCTAAGTCGAATCGTTCCGGGCCCGACTTCCGACATACTGATTAACGTAGACGAAGCAGAAAGTCGCATGAACGGCAAGCAACTGCGGACTACTCTTCTGGGGTTTGTCGGCACGTTCTCCATCTTGGGGCTGCTGCTGTACTTCGTCGGGGTGGACGGGTTTATCGGAGAACTGAGGCGGGCCGACAACGGGACGGTCGCGCTCGTCGTTTTGGTCACGCTCGGCTGGCTTTCGGCGTGGGGGTTCTCGCTCCAGACGGTCCTCGACGTACTCGGCGTTGACGTCTCCCTCCCGCAGTCTTTCTTCATCCTCAACGGCGCGATGTTCTCGAACAACATCACACCGTTCGGGCAGGCGGGCGGCGAACCGGTGACCGCGTTGCTCATCTCGAAGGTAGCTGACACCGAGTACGAGCGAGGACTGGCCGCTATCGCCAGTGTTGACTCTCTCAACTTCATCCCCTCTATCTCGCTCGCACTGGTCGGTGCCGCGTTCTACGCAACTCAGAGCTCCCTCGGTCGTCGCCTCCGAATCGCGACGGCGGCCCTCGTCGCGCTCTCGGTCCTCGTTCCGTCGGTTGCATACGTCGGATGGCGAAAACGCGACAGCATCCAACGGAGAATTACGGGCGTCGTCGCTCCGATAATCAAATACCTCACCCGAATCTTGCCGGTCAGTTCGTCGCTGAACAGAGAGGAAATCCGGTCGCGCATCGGTCACTTCGTGGACTCCATCGAGCGCGTCGCCACCAACCGCCGCGGAATCACGCTCGCACTCACTGCTTCGACGGCGGGGTGGGCGTTCCAGATGGTGGCGCTGTGGTTGGCGTTCGCCGCCATTGGCAAGTCCGTTCCGCTCTCTATCATGCTATTCGTCGTGCCGGTGGGCGCTATCGCCGGAATTACGCCACTCCCCGGTGGCGCGGGCGGTATCGAAGCGGTACTGGTCGCGCTGTTGTCGAGTCTTCCGGGAACGGCCATCGGCGTGGAAGCCGCACTCGCCGCGGTTATCATCTACCGCGGTGCAGTGTACTGGGTCCCCGTCGTTATCGGCGGCGGCGTCCTCAGTGTGGTCGGCGTCGATACCGTGCAACAGGGGTCCTAAAGAACGCAGAAAAAACTCGTTCGCTTTTACGACCGGCGACTCAGTCGATGTAACCGAGGTCTTGCAGTCGGTCTTTCGCGTCGTCGCTCATCTCGTCCAACACGTCGTCGTCTTCGACTTCGTTCCACTCGCCGCCGACGCTCTCCTCGAACGCAGAGAGCGCCTCCTCCAGTTCGACTTCCTCGTCGCTCCCTTCGCCCCACGCGTCGTCTTCTTCTTCGGGGTCCTCGTCGAGGTGGTAGAACTCGTCGCCGATGCGCTCGTTCCGGATGTACTTCGCGTCGGGTCGCCGTGCGGCCCGCATGCGCGAGTAGAACCGCGAATCGGTGTCGAGCGAGATGCCCGCGTCGCTCGCCTTCTGTTCGAGTTGCTTCAGTTCCACGACCGGCCGGTAGTACTCCACGAAGGCGTACTCGCCGCCCTGCACTTGGTCGTCCGCGAACTCTCGATAGTCCGCGTCGAGTAGTGACCGAACCGACTCGAACGGCTTGGTCGAACGCTCCGCTTCCACGCCCGTGTGGTCGAGGACGGTGTGGTAGAGGTCGATGAGTTCGACCTGCTGGTCCTCGCGGGTCCCCGGTTCCATCTCGGGGTGTTTGACCATCAGTGGAACGTTCACGAGTGGGTCGTAGATGCAGAACTCGTGGCCGTACAGGTCGTGTTCGCCGTGGAGTTCGCCGTGGTCAGCACAGACGACGACCATGGTGTCGTCCCACTCGTCGTTCTCCTTGAGCCAGGAGAACAGTCGCTGGAGTTGGTCGTCGATGTGGCGAATCTCGGCGTCGTACAGCCCTTCGATTGCGCCCCACTCTTTGTCGCTGATGTCGCGCGCGCCGCAGTTGTACTCCTTGGAGTTCTGGCACACCTTGGTCGAATCGACGTTCGGAGCGAACTCTTTGCGGTACTCCTCGGGCGGGTGGTACGGCAGGTGAGCGTCCATCAGGTTGATGAACGCGAAGTACTCAGAGTCGGCGTCGTCGATGAAGTCGATGGTTCGGTCGATGACCTGCGGGGTCTTCGAGTCGGCACCTTCGCCGGAGGCCGTGTACTCGTGAATCTTGTTGCCGACGCTCACGAGGTAGTCCGCGACCTTCCGCAGTTTGTCGTTGTCGTTCATCGCCTTCCAGGCCTTCGCGAGCGGTCCCGACAGGAAGTCGCCGGGCATCACTTCGAAGAAGTTGTCCTGGTCGTCGAACCCGTCGGTCAGGTGCGTGTACGGCGTAATCCACGCGTTCGAGGAGTAACACGCAGTGTCGTACCCCTCGGCCGACAGCGACTCGGCGAGGGTGGTCGCACCTTCGAGATACGGATTCTCTTGGCTCGCGCCGTGTTCACTCGGGTACATTCCCGTGAACAGCGACGCGTGTACCGGAAGGGTCCACGGAGCGGGCGAAACCGCCTGCTCGAAGACGGCCGCCTCCTCGGCGAACCGTTCGAGACCGGGCGTCGTCGGTTTGTCGTAGCCATAGACGGAGAGGTGGCTCTTGCGAACCGTGTCCATGACCACGAACACGACGTTTCCCACGCCGTCGTCGTCGTTGGTCATACCAGTACCGTGCAACCCCCGTCGGGATAAATATCCTGATGTTAAGTCCGCGATAGCCGAAGAAGTAGTTGGTTTAGGGTGTGGAAAGTCGGACTTAGAAGGGTGCCTGTGGCCCTTCGTCGTCCTCGCCGTCGTCGCTCGTCTCGCCGGGGAACGACGGACTCATGCCGCCGCCGTGACCGCCACCGCCGTCCATGCCGGTGTCGGCGTGGACCTGCTCGATTTCGGGAATCTCCTTGACCATGCGGCTCTTGATGGCCTGAATCGTCATCGGCGAGATGCCACAGCCACTGCACGCGCCGCCGAGTTGGATGTGTACTTCGCCCGTCTCTCGGTCGATGTTCTGGATGGCCGCGCTACCTCCGTGCATCTGAATCTGCGGGAAGTTGCGCCGCAGGAAGTTGCTGACGCGCTCTTCGAGGTCGTCTCCGTCGTCCTGTGTGTCCGTGCTCATGAACCGAGGTTGGGTTCGAGACGGCTTAGGCCTTTGGTTCAACCTTTTGTTGCGGTCGGTCGGTGGAAGCCGTCGGCTTCTACACGACCTCGCTGGCAAAACGTTGATGAAAAGCCTGCGTCACCCGCGCCAGAGCGCGCGGAACGCGCTCTTCTGCGGGTTCCTTGGCCCGCTCGCTCGGCGGCGCGCCCTGCGCGCCGCCTCCGCTCGCGGTGAACATCCATCGACTTTCAGCGGGGTACCCGACTACCGCACGAGGCCAGTCGGGCGATACAGGTGACTGTCGCCGAACTGCGACACTCCTCATTCGATATATCGGAATATAATTTATCTTGGGCTATCTTATAAACCCTCGAAGGCAGGAATGCACCCCACCAATCGTTGGTTTTGCACCCTGACTGCTCTGTCGCGTAGATTCCAAGAAAAATCGCGGTTTCGGGATGACGTTCGGCCCGCTGTGGACTTCGAAACCGAAGAGTTGTGTCGCCGCGTGTTTCTATTCGCCGCCAGTGATGATGCTGGCCACCTTCTTCCGGTCGAACAGCCACTCATCCTCCGGAATTTCCGGGTACGGGTTGCCGTCCTCGTACTCGGGCCATTCGCCGAACTGCTCGGGGTAGAGCTGTTTCGCGCCCATCTCTAGCTGGAACAGGTTCATGATGGGACCTTGGTACCGCATTCCGCCGGGGTAGACCCGGTCGTTCTTCACGGCCTTCAGCTGACTGCCTGCCGAGTTGTCCTCGAGCTTCTTCATCGTCTCGCTCATGCTGTAACTCGGTGTGAGGCCCCAGAGGTGGAGAATTACGTCCGGGTCGGCTTCGAGCATCGTCTCGTAATCGACGGTCCCCCAGAGGTTGCTCCAGTCCTCGTCTGCGAAGGCGTCGTTCGCGCCGAGCGGCCGGGTGTCGGCCAGCCAGTACCCCGGCTTGTTCAGGTGGTAGGTGTAGAACGACTGGCCATCGGCCGCGAGCGTGACCCGGACTGCGGTCGGACGCTCCTCCTTCGGCGGCAGGTCCGCCTGAATCGTAGAAACGAGGTTCGCGTGTACCTCCGCGAGCGCTTCGTACCTCGCTGTCTGCTGGAACACTTCGGCGACCTTGCCGAACATGTCCCACAGTGTGTAGTACTCGTAGTCGCTGTACTTCTCGGGCGGGTTCGCCTGCGTCCCGCTGTAGAAGTTCCCGAACCACGGCGCGATTTGGGAGTTCACTTCCTCAACGTCCGACTTGTTCCAGTTCTTCTGGGTCGTGGCCCACGCCGGGTCAGCGAAGTGTACGTCACTGTCGAGTTGGAACAGCAACTCCTTGGTGAGTCCACCGCTCAACGGGTCCTCGAGGTCCTTCCACTCGAAGGAGACACCGTCGAGGTGGTGGCAGTAGTGGTTTAGCGTCGTTCCGGTCATCTCCGGCACGTACACCGAGTTAAGCGAATCACTGTGACCGAGCGCGAGCGCCATGTCCGCGTACTGCGGGAATACGGTGAAGACGCTCTCGGGAACCGTGTCGAATTCGACTTCGCCCATCGGAGACATCGAGACCGAGTACGGCCCGTCTGACTGCGCGGTCTGGGTAGTTGAGTTGCCCCCGTTCGTCGTCTTCGACGGACTCGAAGTCGTGGTCCCGTTCGCGCCACTGTCGCTATCTCCCATGCAACCAGCGAGGACGCTACCTGCACCGACTGCTCCCGCACCTTTCAGAAAGTTGCGCCGCGTGAGAAACGGCGTCGAGGTTCTACGCATACGATTTAGGTTTACCTAAACGCGACTTAGATATTTTGGTCTGCCTAAACTAATGGCATATATTTGCCGTTTAGTAGTATCTGAACAGTCACTGTCCAACCAGTGGATCCGACGATTCCTCTCGAACTGGCGCTATAACTGCGTTACTCCTCTCTTCCCGACTCGAACCCGAACACTCGCCGCAACTCGGTCTCTATCTCCTCGACGTAGATGTCGAGAATCTCTTCGAACTTCTCGTCGTCTACCAGCACGCCCGTCACTCGGTCGGCCGGATTCTCCGGCAGGTCCACGCGAAACTCGCCGTCTCCCTCGTAGAACGGTTCGCTCTCGTTCAGTACCTGTTGGTCGATTGCGTGGATGAGCTGGGAGTCGTATCGCTCGTTCAGTCGGTTGAACGCGTTCTTGTACGCGCGCTGGAGTTCGTTGAAGTAGTGGACGTACTTGTCCTCGAACTTCTCGGCGTCGAAGTCGGTCATACGAGAGCGAAGGTGTGGCCCGGACAAAAGTGAGGCGGTCTGTCTGATTCGGCGCTCTCTGCTCGACCGAT
The sequence above is a segment of the Halorussus halophilus genome. Coding sequences within it:
- a CDS encoding DUF7130 family rubredoxin-like protein, translated to MSGHGETPAEEGDEEAVEAVLEVNFGQTVYDEDGNEIGRVRGLEKGGFFVSTREGVESMSIEHSRAGHDFGEAELMWRCTQCGEMGEIDEGIPDVCPNCDAPKTDLMYWTED
- a CDS encoding ketopantoate reductase family protein translates to MNVVVFGAGSLGSLVGGLLAREHSVTLVGRNPHVEEIRNSGLRVSGEFDFEVTPEATIDGTGLAAELAVVTVKAFDTESAARDLSTGNFDAVLSLQNGMGNEEILADYLDCPVLAGTATYGAVCLDPGTVECTGEGRIVLGAREGGDSETADRVGTAFRTAGFDATVAADMPRRLWKKLAVNAGINATTALGRVENGALLDGPAHEVAVEAARETARVARAEGIELDEKTAAEAVERVAEETAANTSSMHQDVLAGRRTEVGAINQYLCARAEANDVAVPTNQTLTRLLRAWERENVSEN
- a CDS encoding lysylphosphatidylglycerol synthase transmembrane domain-containing protein, encoding MNGKQLRTTLLGFVGTFSILGLLLYFVGVDGFIGELRRADNGTVALVVLVTLGWLSAWGFSLQTVLDVLGVDVSLPQSFFILNGAMFSNNITPFGQAGGEPVTALLISKVADTEYERGLAAIASVDSLNFIPSISLALVGAAFYATQSSLGRRLRIATAALVALSVLVPSVAYVGWRKRDSIQRRITGVVAPIIKYLTRILPVSSSLNREEIRSRIGHFVDSIERVATNRRGITLALTASTAGWAFQMVALWLAFAAIGKSVPLSIMLFVVPVGAIAGITPLPGGAGGIEAVLVALLSSLPGTAIGVEAALAAVIIYRGAVYWVPVVIGGGVLSVVGVDTVQQGS
- a CDS encoding sulfatase, encoding MTNDDDGVGNVVFVVMDTVRKSHLSVYGYDKPTTPGLERFAEEAAVFEQAVSPAPWTLPVHASLFTGMYPSEHGASQENPYLEGATTLAESLSAEGYDTACYSSNAWITPYTHLTDGFDDQDNFFEVMPGDFLSGPLAKAWKAMNDNDKLRKVADYLVSVGNKIHEYTASGEGADSKTPQVIDRTIDFIDDADSEYFAFINLMDAHLPYHPPEEYRKEFAPNVDSTKVCQNSKEYNCGARDISDKEWGAIEGLYDAEIRHIDDQLQRLFSWLKENDEWDDTMVVVCADHGELHGEHDLYGHEFCIYDPLVNVPLMVKHPEMEPGTREDQQVELIDLYHTVLDHTGVEAERSTKPFESVRSLLDADYREFADDQVQGGEYAFVEYYRPVVELKQLEQKASDAGISLDTDSRFYSRMRAARRPDAKYIRNERIGDEFYHLDEDPEEEDDAWGEGSDEEVELEEALSAFEESVGGEWNEVEDDDVLDEMSDDAKDRLQDLGYID
- a CDS encoding NifU family protein, with translation MSTDTQDDGDDLEERVSNFLRRNFPQIQMHGGSAAIQNIDRETGEVHIQLGGACSGCGISPMTIQAIKSRMVKEIPEIEQVHADTGMDGGGGHGGGMSPSFPGETSDDGEDDEGPQAPF
- a CDS encoding ABC transporter substrate-binding protein — translated: MRRTSTPFLTRRNFLKGAGAVGAGSVLAGCMGDSDSGANGTTTSSPSKTTNGGNSTTQTAQSDGPYSVSMSPMGEVEFDTVPESVFTVFPQYADMALALGHSDSLNSVYVPEMTGTTLNHYCHHLDGVSFEWKDLEDPLSGGLTKELLFQLDSDVHFADPAWATTQKNWNKSDVEEVNSQIAPWFGNFYSGTQANPPEKYSDYEYYTLWDMFGKVAEVFQQTARYEALAEVHANLVSTIQADLPPKEERPTAVRVTLAADGQSFYTYHLNKPGYWLADTRPLGANDAFADEDWSNLWGTVDYETMLEADPDVILHLWGLTPSYSMSETMKKLEDNSAGSQLKAVKNDRVYPGGMRYQGPIMNLFQLEMGAKQLYPEQFGEWPEYEDGNPYPEIPEDEWLFDRKKVASIITGGE
- a CDS encoding DUF5783 family protein, yielding MTDFDAEKFEDKYVHYFNELQRAYKNAFNRLNERYDSQLIHAIDQQVLNESEPFYEGDGEFRVDLPENPADRVTGVLVDDEKFEEILDIYVEEIETELRRVFGFESGREE